The proteins below come from a single Candidatus Rhabdochlamydia sp. T3358 genomic window:
- a CDS encoding GNAT family protein yields MAEIEEELDIRYTHITDETYLRSWLMNPKLQHFLPVSHEQEVNNTVQCWLGFCRYSASLTATLNGTPCGIATLFLMPYQKVSHHCLFKIIVDPVYQQKGVGNSLLKNLIHLAKVYFKLEEIYTEVVEDNPLIHLLHKYDFYQFAEQKDYIKENDQYYARLLFGISLI; encoded by the coding sequence ATGGCAGAAATAGAAGAAGAATTAGATATTAGATATACTCATATTACCGATGAGACCTATTTACGCAGTTGGCTGATGAATCCTAAATTACAGCACTTTCTTCCTGTTAGTCATGAGCAGGAAGTAAATAACACAGTGCAGTGTTGGTTGGGATTTTGTCGTTATAGTGCAAGCCTTACCGCTACACTTAATGGGACACCTTGTGGAATAGCTACTTTGTTTTTAATGCCTTATCAAAAGGTTTCGCATCACTGCTTATTTAAAATCATTGTAGATCCCGTCTATCAACAAAAAGGAGTAGGTAATAGTTTATTAAAAAACCTCATACATTTAGCAAAAGTATATTTTAAGCTAGAAGAGATTTATACAGAAGTAGTGGAAGATAACCCTTTAATTCATCTACTTCATAAATACGATTTTTATCAGTTTGCTGAGCAAAAAGACTACATCAAAGAAAATGATCAGTACTATGCACGCCTTCTATTTGGGATTTCATTGATATGA
- a CDS encoding VTT domain-containing protein produces MIRKWLPFLPILFILSFVLYFFLTGKYKTLDFNLIKSQHVIWEQYVQEYPILSGLCFILIHTISVILIIPASTLLTLAAGFLFPFPLAIAYTCFSETLGAVIFFFIMRTAFFQFLSHRKKTYFIHLRESFYRYEISYLLFLRFSHILPFWLINLLSAVFRVNTYTFIWTTCVGVLPLIIVLAQAGGGLSTFFRNETDFSFAAIFNTQIKLSLLVLAFLALLPILLKKYFPHKKVLK; encoded by the coding sequence GTGATTAGAAAATGGCTACCCTTTTTGCCTATTTTATTCATCTTGTCCTTTGTCTTGTATTTTTTCTTAACAGGAAAATACAAGACATTAGACTTTAATCTCATCAAATCCCAACATGTCATTTGGGAGCAATATGTACAGGAATATCCCATTTTATCTGGACTCTGTTTTATTTTAATCCATACAATTTCAGTAATACTGATTATTCCAGCTTCTACCCTATTAACTCTGGCTGCTGGATTCTTATTTCCCTTTCCATTGGCAATTGCCTATACTTGCTTTTCTGAAACATTAGGGGCCGTTATATTTTTTTTTATTATGCGCACTGCATTTTTTCAATTTCTCTCTCATAGAAAAAAGACTTATTTCATCCATTTAAGAGAGTCTTTTTACCGCTATGAAATCAGCTATCTGCTTTTCTTGCGCTTCAGTCATATCCTACCTTTTTGGCTAATTAATCTACTTTCTGCTGTTTTCCGAGTAAATACCTACACATTTATTTGGACAACTTGTGTTGGGGTTTTGCCCTTAATCATTGTGCTAGCTCAGGCAGGAGGAGGTCTTTCTACCTTTTTCAGAAATGAAACGGACTTCTCTTTTGCTGCTATTTTTAATACACAAATCAAATTAAGTTTACTTGTTTTAGCTTTTCTTGCTCTTTTACCTATTTTATTAAAAAAGTATTTCCCTCATAAAAAAGTTTTAAAATAA
- a CDS encoding GNAT family N-acetyltransferase: protein MNRQKTPLSHLNFRLTDRSDAPYLTKWLSDPEVLHWFPMLTQPEVADAIRIWIGYSHFGSGITVEHNNVPCAMATLYIQAYEKLKHTCLFSIIVQKDKRGCGIGHLLMEDLMKLAQEKFNISILHLEVYEGNPARKMYAKLGFVEFGRQERFIKEKNTYLAKVFMQKRLI from the coding sequence ATGAATAGACAAAAAACTCCTCTTTCTCATTTGAACTTTCGTTTAACAGATCGCTCAGATGCTCCTTATTTAACCAAATGGCTTTCTGATCCTGAAGTTTTACACTGGTTCCCGATGCTCACACAGCCAGAGGTAGCAGATGCCATCAGGATTTGGATTGGGTATTCCCACTTTGGCTCAGGGATAACAGTGGAGCATAATAACGTACCTTGCGCAATGGCAACGCTTTATATACAAGCTTATGAAAAACTAAAACACACTTGTCTTTTTTCTATTATTGTACAAAAAGACAAGAGAGGATGTGGCATAGGTCACTTGTTAATGGAAGACTTAATGAAGTTAGCACAAGAGAAATTTAACATTAGCATTCTGCACTTAGAGGTATATGAAGGCAATCCTGCTCGTAAAATGTATGCCAAACTGGGATTTGTAGAATTCGGACGTCAAGAGAGATTTATCAAAGAAAAAAATACATATCTCGCTAAAGTTTTTATGCAAAAAAGATTGATCTAA
- a CDS encoding Lpg1974 family pore-forming outer membrane protein, whose translation MKHHTNSIFGLGLSIVALVYLLGCKTHESSFSVSDLFNRWDNKGLSLFNKKDSKDVFLCSEPNSFRKKTSSYRAPVYTDFCEPDCCDQKRVKSFDPCIDVTPSARGCIETSGPYLEAAYVYWRSSIEDLSVTSNIQPTSTNQTKETIKQIDYKYESGFKLGLGYNLSYDYWDIFANWTRLHTQPNSSWSSTSQTLNASLLAPFEGSGILGSNSVNSRWNLHFDTVDLELGRRLFLGRNLAIRPYAGLKGAWVTSRLNTSYAGINSLVFNSANVSLKDRNQGIGLRFGMQGRWDLGCSNFAILANIAGAILWNNIKVHNNTTENRLDGTLGGGSKQAHYRTLKPLVECFIGLDWGSCFCKKYYLGISAGYEMQFWWDYNTFFVAPRNTTMYDLKLHGLTATITIDF comes from the coding sequence ATGAAACATCATACTAATTCAATATTCGGTTTAGGATTAAGCATAGTTGCTTTAGTCTATCTTTTAGGTTGCAAAACACATGAATCTAGCTTTTCTGTCTCGGATCTATTCAATAGATGGGATAATAAAGGCCTATCTCTATTTAATAAAAAAGATTCTAAAGATGTTTTTCTTTGTTCAGAACCAAATAGCTTTAGAAAAAAAACTTCTTCCTATAGAGCACCTGTATATACCGATTTTTGTGAACCGGATTGCTGTGATCAAAAAAGAGTAAAAAGTTTTGACCCTTGTATAGATGTTACCCCTTCTGCCAGAGGGTGCATAGAAACATCTGGACCTTACCTAGAGGCAGCTTACGTATATTGGCGTAGTTCTATTGAAGACTTGAGCGTAACCTCTAACATACAACCAACATCTACCAATCAAACTAAAGAGACAATTAAGCAAATTGACTATAAATATGAAAGCGGCTTTAAGCTAGGCCTCGGATATAACCTATCTTATGACTACTGGGATATTTTTGCTAATTGGACTCGTCTACATACTCAACCAAATTCTTCTTGGAGCTCTACAAGTCAAACCTTAAATGCTTCTTTATTAGCTCCTTTTGAAGGATCTGGTATATTAGGATCTAATTCTGTTAATTCACGTTGGAACTTACATTTTGATACTGTTGATTTAGAGTTAGGTAGACGTCTATTTCTCGGGCGTAATCTAGCCATTCGCCCTTATGCAGGGTTAAAAGGAGCTTGGGTAACATCTAGATTGAATACTTCTTATGCTGGAATCAATAGTTTAGTCTTTAACTCAGCCAATGTATCTTTAAAGGATAGAAATCAAGGTATAGGGCTTAGATTCGGGATGCAAGGTAGATGGGATTTAGGATGTTCTAATTTTGCTATCTTAGCCAATATTGCTGGAGCCATTCTTTGGAATAATATTAAAGTCCACAATAACACCACTGAAAATCGTTTAGATGGCACCCTCGGGGGTGGTAGCAAACAGGCCCATTACCGCACCCTAAAGCCTCTAGTAGAGTGCTTTATAGGATTAGACTGGGGTTCTTGTTTCTGCAAAAAATACTACTTAGGGATTTCAGCTGGTTATGAAATGCAGTTCTGGTGGGATTATAACACATTTTTTGTCGCCCCTAGAAATACCACTATGTATGATTTAAAGCTTCATGGTTTAACCGCTACTATCACAATTGACTTCTAG
- a CDS encoding YebC/PmpR family DNA-binding transcriptional regulator, with the protein MAGHSKWANIKHRKGKADAIKGKLFSRLTKEIISAVKQGGADPKANTKLRMVLHKARSANLPNENIERNIKKATSATQADYSEISYELYGYAGVGIIVEIMTDNKNRSASEMRIATNKKGGSIANPGSVAFNFECKGIIQGKKNASEEELFNLITEAGAEDFDLEEDFCMITTAPDQLFQVKETLETQGFICEEAQLQMIPKTYIECDAENQRLNLDLIEYLEAIDDVDAVYHNMKLS; encoded by the coding sequence ATGGCAGGCCATAGCAAGTGGGCAAATATAAAGCATCGAAAAGGAAAAGCAGATGCTATTAAAGGAAAGCTTTTTTCTCGTTTAACCAAAGAGATCATTAGTGCTGTAAAACAAGGTGGAGCTGATCCTAAAGCAAATACCAAACTGCGAATGGTTTTACACAAAGCACGCAGTGCAAACCTACCTAATGAGAATATTGAGCGCAACATTAAGAAAGCTACAAGCGCTACCCAAGCAGATTATAGCGAAATATCTTATGAATTGTATGGGTATGCAGGTGTAGGCATTATTGTAGAAATTATGACAGATAATAAAAATCGGAGTGCTTCTGAAATGAGAATTGCCACCAACAAAAAAGGAGGCAGTATTGCAAATCCAGGCTCTGTGGCTTTTAACTTTGAATGTAAAGGAATTATTCAGGGAAAAAAAAATGCCAGTGAAGAAGAGCTTTTTAACCTGATAACAGAAGCAGGAGCAGAAGATTTTGATCTAGAAGAAGATTTTTGTATGATTACAACAGCCCCCGATCAATTATTTCAAGTAAAAGAAACCTTGGAAACACAAGGGTTTATTTGCGAAGAAGCACAGCTTCAAATGATTCCCAAAACATATATAGAATGCGATGCAGAAAATCAAAGACTAAACCTTGATTTGATCGAGTATCTAGAAGCAATAGATGATGTAGACGCTGTTTATCACAATATGAAGTTATCCTAG
- the prfB gene encoding peptide chain release factor 2 (programmed frameshift): MQESIQNMIKGIQNRLAHMWRYLDLSEKEKKIVLLEKKMEDPDFWDDQNLAQKIISEINDLKAWTVPVCQVKQRFENVCELMNEVDPEAEPEFFHELELELKEVDRQLSDLEIRKMLSGELDKKNCFLTINAGAGGTESCDWASMLSRMYQRWANKRGWKTEIFDFVDGDVAGLKSITIRLIGSFAYGYAKAERGVHRLVRISPFDSNARRHTSFASVDITPEIDDKIEVEIKEDQLQIETYRASGAGGQHVNKTDSAVRMRYAGFTVSCQKERSQVQNRETCLKMLKAKLYEKECLERKAKLEQISGEKKEIGFGSQIRNYIFQPYTLVKDTRTKYEVGNVQAVLDGEIDGFINAYLQEFG; this comes from the exons ATGCAGGAATCTATACAAAATATGATTAAAGGAATTCAAAATCGTTTAGCACATATGTGGAGGTATCTT GACTTAAGTGAAAAGGAAAAGAAAATTGTTCTTCTAGAAAAAAAAATGGAAGATCCAGATTTTTGGGATGATCAGAATCTAGCGCAAAAGATTATTTCTGAGATTAATGATTTAAAAGCTTGGACAGTTCCTGTCTGCCAAGTAAAACAGCGTTTTGAAAATGTATGTGAGCTAATGAATGAGGTGGACCCAGAAGCCGAACCAGAATTTTTTCATGAGCTAGAGCTAGAACTTAAAGAAGTTGATAGACAGCTCTCTGATTTAGAAATTCGTAAAATGTTATCTGGAGAGCTAGATAAAAAAAATTGTTTTTTAACAATTAATGCGGGAGCAGGAGGAACAGAATCTTGTGACTGGGCAAGCATGCTCTCTCGCATGTATCAACGCTGGGCGAATAAAAGAGGTTGGAAAACAGAGATTTTCGATTTTGTAGATGGAGATGTTGCGGGATTAAAAAGCATTACCATTCGATTGATCGGTTCATTTGCTTATGGTTATGCTAAAGCAGAACGCGGCGTTCATCGATTAGTACGTATCTCTCCTTTTGATAGTAATGCACGTCGTCATACCAGCTTTGCTTCTGTCGATATTACTCCTGAAATTGATGACAAAATTGAAGTGGAGATTAAGGAAGATCAATTGCAGATAGAGACTTACCGCGCTTCAGGAGCAGGAGGGCAACATGTGAATAAAACTGATTCGGCTGTACGTATGCGATATGCAGGATTTACAGTAAGTTGTCAAAAAGAGAGAAGTCAAGTGCAAAACCGCGAAACCTGTTTGAAGATGCTTAAGGCTAAATTATATGAAAAAGAGTGTTTGGAAAGAAAAGCAAAATTAGAACAGATTTCAGGAGAAAAGAAAGAAATTGGTTTTGGAAGCCAAATTCGTAATTACATATTTCAACCTTATACCCTAGTAAAAGATACTCGAACAAAGTATGAAGTGGGCAATGTGCAAGCTGTACTTGATGGAGAGATAGATGGCTTTATTAATGCATATCTTCAAGAATTTGGTTAA